The genome window CCAAATTCCTGCACTGCGCTCAATTTTTTTTAGAATGCACTATTTATCAATATTTTAGACGTATTGACAGAATCCATCCCGGTACCCATATTGAACTACATAACGGTAATTACCGGATTGGCGCGCAACGCGTCGATCTAACCCCCTCCAAGGAGGAGTGGACCATGGAATGGTTAGAAATCGGTGAAAGCGGGAGATTCCTGATCGCCGGACTGGCGATTCTGGCTGCGATTGCGTTCATGTATCTGTTCGGCAAAAATCTCGAATAAATACATCACGCGTTCCAAAAGGTACGGGCAAAGGGCCATCCTTCGGGGTGGCCCTTTCTGCATTGGGGATCGTTTCAGATCAACGCACCCAATCCTTCATCCGGGCTGTACAGCTTTTTGTATTCGTCGATGGAAGACCGGTCCGTCATTCCTGAAATGGCGTCGCAGATGCGCCGCTCCAGCGAGTCCTTATTGCCATCGCGATGGCCCGGCTCCGGCAGCAGTTCCGGGTACCGCATGTACGCCTCGAACAGTTTCGTCAGGTACAATTCCGCCTTGAATTCCATGCGCCGCACCTTGCGGTGATGGTACATGTTTTTGAACAGGAACCGTTTCAGTTCCAGATTCTTCTCGTTGCACTCCTTGCTGAAGGCCGCAATCCGCACCGGGCACGCCCGCACATCGTCCACCGCTTGAATTTTATATTTGCGGACGTTCTGCAACGTGGTCTTGCGAAAATCGGTGATGAGATCGTTGATGATGGCGCGAACGATCTGGTACTTTTTCAGTTCCATGTCGAGGTTTTTGTATTTCCGGTCGAGGATCTTTTCATTTTCTTTCCACAGGGCGACCTTGCGCAGATCCCCCAGGTCCAGCAGGTTGGAGGTGAATCCGTCGTCCAGGTCGTGCGCGTTGTAAGCGATGCCATCGGAAAAATCCGCCACCTGTGCTTCCAGAGTGGGAAAGCGGAATTTTTTGTTTTGCAGGATGGGGTTGTCCGCATCGCGGCTGTGTTTGCTGATCCCTTCCTGCACTTCCCAGGTCAAGTTCACGCCTTCAAAATCCGGGTAGCGCCTTTCGAGACGGGTGACGATGCGCAGGCTCTGCTTGTTGTGTTCAAAGCCGCCGTGATCCTTCATCAAATCATTGAGCACCCGCTGACCGGTGTGCCCGAACGGCGGATGCCCCAGATCGTGCGCCAGCGCAATGGATTCCGCCAGGTCCTCATTCAGCCGCAGGGATTTGCAGATGGAGCGGGTGATCTGCGCCACCTCCAGCGAGTGCGTCAGCCGCGTGCGGTAATAGTCGCCCTCGTGATAGACGAACACCTGCGTCTTGTATTCCAGCTTGCGGAACGCCGAGGAGTGGATCACCCGGTCGCGGTCGCGTTGAAACCGGGTGCGGTAGGCGTGTTCCTTTTCGCGGTGACGCC of Nitrospina watsonii contains these proteins:
- a CDS encoding deoxyguanosinetriphosphate triphosphohydrolase, which translates into the protein MLKRQDIEKLEEEYLAPYAVKSGSSRGRRHREKEHAYRTRFQRDRDRVIHSSAFRKLEYKTQVFVYHEGDYYRTRLTHSLEVAQITRSICKSLRLNEDLAESIALAHDLGHPPFGHTGQRVLNDLMKDHGGFEHNKQSLRIVTRLERRYPDFEGVNLTWEVQEGISKHSRDADNPILQNKKFRFPTLEAQVADFSDGIAYNAHDLDDGFTSNLLDLGDLRKVALWKENEKILDRKYKNLDMELKKYQIVRAIINDLITDFRKTTLQNVRKYKIQAVDDVRACPVRIAAFSKECNEKNLELKRFLFKNMYHHRKVRRMEFKAELYLTKLFEAYMRYPELLPEPGHRDGNKDSLERRICDAISGMTDRSSIDEYKKLYSPDEGLGALI